The window GAATATGGTGGTGCTGGTCGATAATCAGCCCCGCGTGCTCGGTCTCCGCGACATCATTCATTATTATGTCGAGCACCGCAGGCATATTATTATCAAACGTACCGAGTTCGACCTACGCAAGGCGGAAGAACGTCTCCATATTATTAAGGGACTGCTGATCGCGCTCGCGAATATCGACGAGGTGATCGCGGTCATCAAGAAATCGAAGGATGTTTCCGACGCGCGAACGAACCTAATGGCGCGGTTCAAGCTGTCGGAGTTACAGGCGCAGGCGATCCTCGATATGCGTCTCCAGAAACTCACCAGCCTCGAGGTGTTCAAGCTCAAGGAAGAGGAGGCCGCGCTCGAGAAACTGATCGCCGAACTCCAGGATATCCTGAAAAGCCCCAAGAAGCGCGACGCGGTGATCAAGACGGAATTGACCGAGATGTCCGATACTGTCGGCGACGCCCGCCGTTCGCAATTCGGGGAAATAGTCACCACCCATATCGAGACCGAGGAGCTGATCTCCAACGACCCGATGCTACTGACAGTATCCCGTAACGGATTCATTATCCGCGAGGTAGGGACGACCATGAAGTCCGGGAAACGCGGGAACAAGGGGCGGCGAGGCGAGGCCTCGGATACCGACCGTCTCGAAAACGGCGACTACATATTCGAGACAGTCTCGTGCTATATGAAGGATACCATCATGTTCGTGACCGACGCGGGGCGTGTGTACTCCCTGAAGGGTTACGAAATCAAGGGCGATATCGACGGGAAAATCACCCGCGCCTATATACGTAATATAGAACGCCTTCGCGATATAGTCGTCAATCAGGAGACCATCTCGGCTGTGCTCCGTGTGACCGAATTTACGGATAATTATTTTATGATATTCATATCGAAAATGGGCAAGATCGCGAAAATTCCGCTCAGCCAGTTCGACAGTATCTATAAGACCGGTATCAACGCCGTCAAACTGCGGAAGAACGACGCCGTAGTCGGCGCGGTGATTACCGACGGTAAGCAGAAGCTGTTTATCGTGAAGGGCAGCGCGAAGGGCTTCAAGTTCCATGAGAAGACGATTCCCGTGTATAACAGGGGTGTAGGCGGCGCGATCGGTACGACCGTGTCCGGCGAGGCCGACCAGGTGATCGGGATGGGAGTCGAGGGCGACGCGAAGTTCGTCCTGTTTGTGACTACCGACGGGAAGGGACGTATGGTGAAGCCCGACGTATTCAAGGAAATGTCGAACCGGGGCGCGAAGGGATGCAAGCTGGTGGAGATCGGGAAAGACCGGCGTCTGGCTTCGTTCTGTATGTGCAACCCGGGCGACGAGGTTGTGATTACCACGAAAGCGGGAAGGAGAATATCGTTCCCGATAGATTCGCTGAGCGCGCAATTATTAAAAATGATGGATCTGCGGGAAGGCGACGAAGTTTCGGCGATTTCGGCAATTAGTGCTGAAGAGGAAAGCGGGGTCTAATATGCCGGAGGTTTTGAGTGCATAACTATGAATGTCTCATTTTTGATCTGTACAACACATTGATTTCGGACGACGGGATGGCCGAACGTGAAAAGTACCGTCTGGATTCGATTTACACGATACTTGAAAAATCGCTCTATCCGGTAAAATTCCAGACGCTTTCCGAGAAGTACGGCGAAATGATGGCAAAATGGGCGGAGTCCCAGGCCACCAACGGATGGTGCGTGCCGCCGTTCTATCAGGTGGAATACCTTCTTAATTCCCTCAACGTCCACGATTTAATCGTATTCAAGAAAACCTATGACGTATATATCGACGCGATTTTACAGATTTGCCCCGACCCGATCCATCATGCCCGGAAGGCGCTTCAGGAACTGAAGGACAGGGGTAAAAAGATCGGGCTGATTTCCAATACCGGGAAAACCCCCGGGGTTATCCTGCGTATGATGCTGAAAGAAGTCAACCTGTTCGACTATTTCGACGATATGATCTTTTCCGACGAGGTCGGCTACCTGAAACCCGACGAACGGATATTCCATCTCGCGGCGGAGAGACTCGGAGTGAAACGGGATGAGACGGTTTTTATCGGCGACCTGAAAGTCAGTGATTATGACGGCGCGATGGGCGCGGGTTTGGGCGCGCATCTGTTCGACCACAAGAAAGAAGATTTATACAACGTCGTTATCGATTACAGCGGCGGGTATTTGGAGTAATTCCGGGTTCCGCGGGCATGATAAATAGATGTAACGGATCATCGTGAGGGCGATTTCCCGTACCGGTGTTTTTCCGCCGGAGCGGTTTTAGAAACGCTTTTAAGGAGAAATCTATGGGTTTGAAAGAAGAATTGAACGGTATCCTGCAGGAAGCCGGGAAAGAAGTTAAAAAAATCAAAGATAAAAAATTATTCGACGAGATTCGCGTGAAGTTTCTCGGGAAGAAGGGCGCGCTGAAGGAAATCCTCGGTAAACTCGGAAGCCTGAGTGTCGAGGAAAAGAAGGAAATCGGTCAGCTTGCGAACGAGGTAAAGGATAAGATACAGGAAATGATCGACGAGGCCTCGGAACGTATCGAGAAGCAGGAACGCGCCGCGCGCCTGAAAAAAGGCGTCGGCGATACTTCGGTCTCCCGCGAGATTCCCCCGGTCGGGTATTACCATCCGCTGACTGTCGTTCTCGAACGCATGATCGGCGTATTTAAAAATATGGGATTTACGGTCGAGGAAGGCCCCGAACTCGAGGAAGAGTACTATAACTTCGACGCGCTCAATATGCCGTGGTATCATCCCGCGCGCGACGGCCACGACAGTTTTTATGTCACTAAGGGGAAACTGATGCGCACGCATACCTCCCCGATGCAGGCCCGTATTATGGAGAAGCGCAAACCCCCGTTAGCGGTAGTCGTACCGGGGCGCTGTTTCCGCCGCGACGCGGTGGACGCCACCCACGGGCATACGTTCTACCAGATGGAAGGATTTGTCGTCGATAAGCATATTACTATGGCCGACCTCAAGGGCACGCTCCTGACATGGGCGAAAATGATGTTCGGGCCGCAGACGAAGATCAGGATGCGCCCCGATTATTTCCCGTTCACCGAACCGTCGGGCGAACTGGGAGTGACATGCCCGGTATGCGGCGGGAAGCTCTGCCCGGTGTGCAAGCATACGGGATGGATCGAGATCGCCGGATGCGGAATGATCGACCCGGAGGTATTGAAGAACGTCGGGTACGACCCTGAGAATGTGTCCGGGTTCGCGTTCGGTATGGGCCTCGAACGGATCGCGATGACTGTTTACGGTATCCGCGACATCCGTTATTTCCTCGAGAACGATATGCGTCTCTTAGAACAGTTCGTGAAATAGGCGCCCTGAGGGCGGTCGTTTGATATTCTATAGAGGAGAAATTAATGTTTGTAACATATAATTGGCTGAAGGAATTCACCGAAATATCCATATCCCCGGAGGAACTTGCCGACCGTCTGACTATGCAGGGTCTGGAAGTGGTCGCGATGAAGAAAGCCGGTTTCGACCTCTCGAAAAATCCGCTGATAGGGCTTGTCAAGATTCAATCGGTGGAGAAGCACCCCAAGACGGATACCCTGAAAATATGCAAGGTCGCCGGGACGAAAAAATTCACCGTAGTGACCAATTCGCCGAATGCCGCGAAGGGAGACTATGTCGTATTCGCTCAGCCCGGCGCAACGCTTCCCAACGGGATAACCGTGAAGGAAACGAAGATCAAGGAACAGGTCTCCGAGGGAATGTTTCTCCCGAAGGAATTTCTCCTTTTAGAGGAAAAAAGCGCGGATATCTGGATTCTCGGGAAGGACGAGAAGGTCGCGGATGTGGAATTTCAATTATTCATGGAAGAAGATACGATATTTGAGATAGAGCTGACCGCGAACCGGTCGGATTGTCTTTCAACGATAGGTATCGCGCGAGAGGTCGCGGCGATGCTCGATAAGCCGTTGAAAGTCAACGAGCCCAAGGTCAGCGAAACGATCAATGTCGAACCGGATATCGAGGTGCAGGACAGAAACCTCTGCCCGCGTTACTCGTCCCGGATACTTACCGGCATCGAGGTGCGCGAGTCGCCCGCCTGGGTACGCCGCCGCCTGACGATGTGCGGGCTGCGCCCGATCAATAATATTGTCGACGCGACCAACTACGTATTGCTCGAAATGGGGCATCCCACCCACGCGTTCGACCTCAACCGCCTCGAGGGGAAGAAAATTGTCGTGCGGACGGCGAAAAAGGGCGAGACGATCACGTCGCTCGACGGTACCGAACGTAAAATTACCGAAGAAATGCTGATGATCGCCGACGAGAAAAAGCCAGTGGGCATAGCCGGGGTGATGGGCGGCGAGAACAGCGAGATTATAGACACGACGCGCGATTTGCTGGTGGAGAGCGCCTATTTCGATCCGGTATCGATCCGCCGGACGTCCGCGGCGTTGAAGCTGAAGACCGACGCGGCGTACCATTTCGAACGCAACGCCGATTGGGGAATCACGATGACCGCGCTCGACCGCGTCTGCGAACTGGTGATGATGTCCAGCCCCGCGAAGGTATCGAAGGCGGTAGACCGTTATACGAATATTATGAAAGAAAGGGTTGTGACGATCAAGGACGGCTATGTCGAGGAAAAACTCGGTATGGAGATGCCTCTGAAGGACGTCGAGGATTACCTGAAACGGCTCGGTTTCTATATTATGGTCAAGCGCGACAGCAGTCTCGAGGTCAAGGTTCCGAGTTTCCGTTCCGACGTCAGCCGCCCGATCGATTTGGTCGAGGAGATCGCGCGCGTGTACGGGTATAACAATATCCCCGAAGCGTCGTTCCGGCCGCCGACGGTGGTGGAAGGGCTCGGCGAAGTCAAGAATATCAAGTTCAAGCTGAGGGAAATCCTGACGGGTCTGGGTTTTTCCGAAGCGTATAACCATACGTTTACGGATACGGACGAACTGAAAAAATTCAGGATTATGAATAGTTCCGTGATCCCGCTCGAGAACCCGATGACACAGGACGCGTCGGTGCTCAGGAATTACCTCTTCATGGGGATTGTGAAAAATATCGAGTACAATGAGAAATCGGCGTACCGTCACGCATCGAGATTTTTTGAAATCGGGCGGATATTCAAGAAAGAACAGGATTACAGCGAATCCGAGCGGATATGTTTCGCGGTATGGGGAAAGGACGAGTCCTATGAGAGACTATTAGGGATCGCCGAAATGCTGCTGATACGTCTCGGCGCTGGAAAACTGGAATTCAGGAAGGCGAAGCACGAGTTTATGCATCCCGAAAATTGTACCATCGTATTTCAGGACGATAAAAAGATCGGTTTCCTCGGGGAACTCCACCCGGATATCCAGGACGAACTGGAATTGCGTTATCCCGTATTTTTCGCGGAGTTCAACCTTGCCGTGCTGGAGGATATTTTCCGTGGCGAAACGGTGATCGCGCCGATCGGGAAATTTCCGCCCGCCGACCGCGATCTGTCGCTCGTAGTGGACGAATCGGTGCTCGCGAGGGATGTGCAGAATATGATGCTCTCGTTCGATAGCCTCATCCATCAAGTGGAGTTTGTCGATATATTCTCCGGCGAGAAGATCGGCGAGGACCGGAAGAGCCTGACCTACTCGATCATTTTCCAGAGTAACGAGAAAACTTTAAGCGATGTCGAGGTAAACGCGGTCATGGATAAGCTGGTCGCGAAACTGGAAGAGCAGTTTAACGCCGAGCTTCGTTCGTAGCGGAATGTAGGCTTATTATCGTATTCACGTATAATGAGCGCCTCCTCACATAAGATTCTGTAAATATGTTTGACAATTTTTGCTATCTTGTATATAATGATGGATTATTAATTGTATTTCTTTAAGGAGTAAAGCATGGGCTTACCGAAGCATAAGACATCTAAAACGATGAGTAAAAGACGGAAATCAAATTCGTATTACGCTAGAGCGGTCATACCCGCTATGTCCGTATGTCCTCACTGCGGCGAGAAGAAGATACCCCACCGGGTATGTCCTTCCTGCGGTTTCTACGGAGATAAATCCGGCGGCGTACAGGTGATTACCAAGGCTATCAAAGAGGTTAAGGAGTAATCAACCAAATCTATGAAAATCGGAGTGGATTTAATTTCCGGTGAATCTGATATCAATGAGCTGGTGCATGGTTGTATCGACGCTGTGGAAGAGTCCGATGATATAGAAGTGGTGATGATCGGGAAATCCGAAGTCTACGAACCTCTTCTCTACCAGAAGAAATCCTTTTGGGGTAAACCTGAAAAGATTAATAGAATTTCTATTCTCGAGGCGTCGGAGATTATAACTATGGACGACGACCCGCTCCGTGTGATTAAGCAGAAGAAGAACGCGAGTATTGTGGTCGGTCTTCAGGCGCACAAGCGGATGGAAATCGACGCGTTTTTCTCGCCGGGCAATACCGGCG of the Brevinematales bacterium genome contains:
- a CDS encoding DNA topoisomerase 4 subunit A, with amino-acid sequence MAKESKGETHLITAYFEDEMKTSYLNYAYSVITSRAIPDIRDGLKPVHRRILYAMSELSLWHDKPTRKSARVVGDVLGKYHPHGDSSVYMAMVKMAQDFSIRYPLVVGQGNFGSIDDDPPAAMRYTEAKLSRIAEYLLEDLEKETVDFRPNFDETLKEPKVFPGKFPFLLCNGTTGIAVGFATDIPPHNLKEVAAGIGAYLDNPKITTADLMKYIQGPDFPTHGIITNKQDLAAMYETGHGSISLAGKIGIEEIGGQKNLVITEIPYRIIKSKIVEEITNLIIDGKNKYRLILAGIKEVRDESSKEGIRVVVYLNRDADPDAIRTILYNTTSLTAKIKANMVVLVDNQPRVLGLRDIIHYYVEHRRHIIIKRTEFDLRKAEERLHIIKGLLIALANIDEVIAVIKKSKDVSDARTNLMARFKLSELQAQAILDMRLQKLTSLEVFKLKEEEAALEKLIAELQDILKSPKKRDAVIKTELTEMSDTVGDARRSQFGEIVTTHIETEELISNDPMLLTVSRNGFIIREVGTTMKSGKRGNKGRRGEASDTDRLENGDYIFETVSCYMKDTIMFVTDAGRVYSLKGYEIKGDIDGKITRAYIRNIERLRDIVVNQETISAVLRVTEFTDNYFMIFISKMGKIAKIPLSQFDSIYKTGINAVKLRKNDAVVGAVITDGKQKLFIVKGSAKGFKFHEKTIPVYNRGVGGAIGTTVSGEADQVIGMGVEGDAKFVLFVTTDGKGRMVKPDVFKEMSNRGAKGCKLVEIGKDRRLASFCMCNPGDEVVITTKAGRRISFPIDSLSAQLLKMMDLREGDEVSAISAISAEEESGV
- a CDS encoding HAD-IA family hydrolase is translated as MHNYECLIFDLYNTLISDDGMAEREKYRLDSIYTILEKSLYPVKFQTLSEKYGEMMAKWAESQATNGWCVPPFYQVEYLLNSLNVHDLIVFKKTYDVYIDAILQICPDPIHHARKALQELKDRGKKIGLISNTGKTPGVILRMMLKEVNLFDYFDDMIFSDEVGYLKPDERIFHLAAERLGVKRDETVFIGDLKVSDYDGAMGAGLGAHLFDHKKEDLYNVVIDYSGGYLE
- the pheS gene encoding phenylalanine--tRNA ligase subunit alpha, with amino-acid sequence MKEELNGILQEAGKEVKKIKDKKLFDEIRVKFLGKKGALKEILGKLGSLSVEEKKEIGQLANEVKDKIQEMIDEASERIEKQERAARLKKGVGDTSVSREIPPVGYYHPLTVVLERMIGVFKNMGFTVEEGPELEEEYYNFDALNMPWYHPARDGHDSFYVTKGKLMRTHTSPMQARIMEKRKPPLAVVVPGRCFRRDAVDATHGHTFYQMEGFVVDKHITMADLKGTLLTWAKMMFGPQTKIRMRPDYFPFTEPSGELGVTCPVCGGKLCPVCKHTGWIEIAGCGMIDPEVLKNVGYDPENVSGFAFGMGLERIAMTVYGIRDIRYFLENDMRLLEQFVK
- a CDS encoding phenylalanine--tRNA ligase subunit beta; translation: MFVTYNWLKEFTEISISPEELADRLTMQGLEVVAMKKAGFDLSKNPLIGLVKIQSVEKHPKTDTLKICKVAGTKKFTVVTNSPNAAKGDYVVFAQPGATLPNGITVKETKIKEQVSEGMFLPKEFLLLEEKSADIWILGKDEKVADVEFQLFMEEDTIFEIELTANRSDCLSTIGIAREVAAMLDKPLKVNEPKVSETINVEPDIEVQDRNLCPRYSSRILTGIEVRESPAWVRRRLTMCGLRPINNIVDATNYVLLEMGHPTHAFDLNRLEGKKIVVRTAKKGETITSLDGTERKITEEMLMIADEKKPVGIAGVMGGENSEIIDTTRDLLVESAYFDPVSIRRTSAALKLKTDAAYHFERNADWGITMTALDRVCELVMMSSPAKVSKAVDRYTNIMKERVVTIKDGYVEEKLGMEMPLKDVEDYLKRLGFYIMVKRDSSLEVKVPSFRSDVSRPIDLVEEIARVYGYNNIPEASFRPPTVVEGLGEVKNIKFKLREILTGLGFSEAYNHTFTDTDELKKFRIMNSSVIPLENPMTQDASVLRNYLFMGIVKNIEYNEKSAYRHASRFFEIGRIFKKEQDYSESERICFAVWGKDESYERLLGIAEMLLIRLGAGKLEFRKAKHEFMHPENCTIVFQDDKKIGFLGELHPDIQDELELRYPVFFAEFNLAVLEDIFRGETVIAPIGKFPPADRDLSLVVDESVLARDVQNMMLSFDSLIHQVEFVDIFSGEKIGEDRKSLTYSIIFQSNEKTLSDVEVNAVMDKLVAKLEEQFNAELRS
- the rpmF gene encoding 50S ribosomal protein L32 is translated as MGLPKHKTSKTMSKRRKSNSYYARAVIPAMSVCPHCGEKKIPHRVCPSCGFYGDKSGGVQVITKAIKEVKE